GTCGGGTTTCACCGCTATCATTGCAGGCCATGCTGGCAGAAACGTCGATGGCCAGAGCGAGATCCGGACCATTTTGCTCGCCCCGTAAAATCGGCCCGGCCCCGGGCGGGGGGATCAGCAGGAGGGAAAAGGCGGTCAAGGCAACGAGATCCAAAAGATAACCGGTCGGTCGAATCCGCAGCCAGAGGCGGAAGAGGAGGAGTTCCGCAGCCAAAAGGAGGAGGATAAGTCTTTGCAGAAGCGGCGCCAGCGGGTGATCGGTAATCCGGTCTTTCACCTCGAGCGGGCTCTTCTCCAGCGCATCGATGCGCTGATAAACGTCGCGCAGTGCTTCGCCGCTGCTGGCAAGAAAGTGCTGGCCGCCGGTGAGGCGGGCGATTTCGAGCAAGGGCTCTTCTTCCAGGGCACTGAGCAGCAGCGAGCCGTCGGCGAGGCGGGCAGGGGCGCCGGAGCTGCCCAAAGGGATCTCGCTCCCTTGCAGCGAGCCGAAACCGATGGTGTAGATGCGAATCCCGAGGGCGGCGGCAGCGCGGGCCGCGGCGCGCGGGGTGATACTCCCCCGGTTTGAACGGCCGTCGGTGAGGAGGATGACCGCCTTGCTCTGCGCCGGCGAATCCTTGAGTCGGGCCAGAGCCGTGGCGAGGGCGTCGCCGATGGCCGTGCCGGTTCCGGAGCGATCGGCCTCCACTGCCCGCAGACGGGCAATGAGATGTCCTTTGTCAAGAACCGGCGGCGAAAGGAGAACCGGTACGCCCGAGAAGAGGATAACCCCGACCCGGTCGTTGTCGCGCTCTGCCAGAAAGTCAGCAGCGGCATTGCGGGCGGCAACCATGCGGCTCGGCAGGATGTCGGTGGCGCCAAGGGAGGCGGAGACGTCGAGGACGAGCATCAGGTCGACTCCTTCCCGCACCGTCGTACGATGCGTTTCGCGTTGCACCGGATCGGCAAGAAGGAGAATAAGCACGGCAATCGTCAACGCCGCACACCAGCTATTAAGCCGGTAAAAACGGAGGCGCCAGGTGTTTTTGAGACGACGCAGCGGCTCAAGGGAGGATAAAGGAGAACTGACACGTCGGCGCGGGATAAAGGGGAGGAGCGCCAAAGGGAGGAGCCAAAGGAGATACGGTGCGGTAAAAGTAAAGTTCATTTGTCCCCCACTGCGACCAGGGACAACAATGTACGATGCAAGCGTTGAATATCGTCCGTGCTGCTGGGAAGCGGTGCAAAGCGGCGCTCCCTGATCTCTTCGAGGAGACTGCTGCATGCCGCTGAAACCGGGAGTTGGCGGGCTCGGGCCTCAAGGCGGACCAACTGGATCGCTTGCGGAAGTTTGTAAAAGTCGGGACGGTGCCACCAGCGCCAAAGAAGGGCAAATCCGCCCCCGAAGAGTAGGAGGAGCAGGGCGCCGGCCACGATCCAGCCACCCGGACCGGAACCGACCAGGGGGAAGGGGCGACGCTTGAAAGGAGCAATAGAGGCATCCTGTGCAACCCCCTCCAGAACGGTGACCGACAGTGGCTCGGTTTCGATTTGCCGGGCGGTGCCGACTTGCAAGGGAAAAGGAGGGATCTCCCGAACTCCCGGGCGCAGCGGCAGGACAACGAGGCGGATCTCTTGACCGAGATGCAGAGGGGGGGCGAGTGGTTCAAAGGAGTTCAGGTCGGGGAGGCCGGCGAGTCCGGTCTCTTCGTTTTCGAGAGTGATAATGATAGAGAGAGGTTTGCCGAGGATCGGTGTCGCAGGGTCAAGCTGGACGACCGGAGACGCCAGCACGAGGGCCGCTGGCAACAGTGTTAAAAGAAAGATTCCAATGAGAGGTCGGAAGGTTATGCTGATCACCGACGTCTCCCGCTGCGGCGCCGGAAGAGGCGCAATAAGGTCGGCAGGACCGACTCCCCGGCATTCAGAAAAGCGTGATCGATGGTCAAGCTGTGTAACTGTTCGGTCAGTTCGATATCGCCGTATTCCCATTGCGCCGCATAAGTTTTGCGCCTGCTTTCGCTGGAGAGATCAACAATCTTCTCTGTCAGTGTTTCGCGGTCGGAAACCCGCCACAAACCTCTGGTTTGTGGAAGAATCTCCTGCGGATCACGGGGGATAAGAATGACAAGATCGTGGCGGCTGTGGGCTTCGCTCAATCGTTTCAGCGGCAGGGGTGCGTGCAGATCCGAGATGAGAATTATAATGCCCGGTCGCCGGTTGAGCTGCAGGGCTGCTTCGATCGGGGGGGCGAGATCGGTGCAACGGCCCCTCGGTCGATGCGCAATCAGTTCTGCAAGGATCCGCCGGGCGTGCCGGACGCCGGTCTCGGGGAGGATGAGGTGCTCGATACGGTCGGTAAAGGCGACCAGGGAGACGCGATCGCCGCTGTTGGCGGCGGCAAACGCAAGGAGGCCGGTCGTTTCGAAAAGGAGATCGCGCTTGGCACCGGCAAAGGAAGCCGAGAGATCAACGAGCAGGGTCAGAGAGCGGCTGCGCTCCTCCCGGTACTGGCGGACATGCGGCACTCCGGTGCGGGCGGTGACATTCCAGTCGATGGTGCGAACATCGTCCCCGGGCTGATAGGGGCGCAGCTCGGAAAACTCCATCCCCTGGCCACGAAACTGACTGCGGTAGGCCCCGGCAAGGTTGGCGGCGAGACGCCGGCGCGAATTGATCTCCAGTCGTCGCACCAGCCCGCGGTTGGCCAGCGGGATCGGCGTCGCCTCGGTCTCAGGGCGTCGGAACAGCGGAGAAAATCTGCGCAAGTACCTCATCGCTGCTGATCCCTTTGGCGTCGGCTTCGTAGGAAAGGAGGAGACGGTGGCGCAGCACCATCATGGCGACCGCCAGCACATCGTCCGGGATGACATAGGGACGATGGCGCAAAAAGGCGTGCGCCCGCGCGGCGCGGGCCAGGGCAATACTGCCGCGCGGCGAAACACCGTGCTCGATCAGGGATTGCAACTCCCCCTTGCCGCAAATGGACGGTTCGCGCGTTGCTTCGATAATGTCGAGAATGTAGTCCCGCACCTTGTCGTCAAGATGTAAGGTGCGCACCGCTTCGCTCGCCGCTGCCAGGGTGGCGGCGCTGACCACTGGACGGATCTCCACGCTACTCTCGCTACTGATGCGATCGATGACCTCGGCCTCTTGATGGCGGAGCGGATAAGTGACGATCACTTTGAACATGAAGCGATCGACCTGTGCCTCGGGGAGGGGGTAGGTCCCTTCGTGTTCAAGAGGATTCTGGGTGGCAAGGACAATAAAGGGCTGTGGCAGAAGTTCCGAGACTTCGCCAAGGGTGACCTGCCCCTCTTCCATCGCTTCGAGGAGGGCTGATTGCACCTTGGCCGGGGCGCGGTTGATCTCATCGGCCAAAACGACATGGGCAAAGATCGGTCCTTTGCGGATATCGAACTCGCCACGGCCGGGGTGATAGACCGGGGTGCCGATGAGGTCGGAGGGGAGGAGATCGGGGGTGAACTGGATGCGTTTAAAGGAGAGATCGAGTGCGCGGGCCAGGGCATTAACGGTGCGGGTCTTGGCCAGGCCCGGCACTCCTTCGATGAGGACGTGACCGCGGCAAAGGAGGCCAATCAACAAAGCTTCGAGAAGCTTGCGCTGACCAACGATCGATTTGCCGATCTCGGTCAAAAGCGGTTCGACAAAAGCGCTCTTTTTGGCAATGTCAGCTTCAAGTTGGGCGAGGGTGAAATTCGATGATGACAAAGGAGGTGACTCCGGAGTTCGGGTGGTTGGCAAGGTTGGGAGTATAGAGAGAAGCTCCTTATCTTTCAAGGGTAATTTAGATTCTGCCTTTTATTGCCGGAGACTTTGTTTAAAAGCGCAAGCCCGGCATGATCCTCATTTGTCGTTTACGCAAAAAAAATTAATACTGGAAATCTGCATAAAGATCAGCTTAATATGAAAGAATAATTTTCACGGCAGCAGAGACAAACTACTGCGGAGGAGATAATTCTTCTTGTACCGAAAGAGCTCTTAATGAATGATATCACCAGCAAAAAGATTCTCGACAGCCTCTTTGACGGGGTCTACTTTGTCGATTGTGAACGACGGATCACTTATTGGAATCCCGCCGCCGAACGCTTATCCGGCTATTCAAAATCAGACATGATCGGTCATTGCTGCGCCGACAATCTTTTGCGTCATGTCGATGCCGATGGTGTCGAACTCTGTATCAACGGTTGCCCCCTCGCCGCCTCCATAAGCGATGGCAAACCCCGTGAATCGAGCGTCTTTCTTCACCATAAATTCGGCCATCGGGTTGCTGTCTCGGTCAGGACTTCTCCGGTGCGTGATGATCAGGGGATTATCATTGGCGCCGTCGAGATCTTTACCGACAACTCATCGGCCTTGCAACTCCTCCGGGAACTTGAAACGCTTAAACATGAAGTTTATCAGGATGCCCTCACCACCATCGGTAACCGTCGCTATGGTGAAGTGACCCTCTCGACCCGTATTTACGAATGGCAGGAACATGCCCGCCCCTTCGGCCTTCTCTTTCTCGATGTCGATCACTTCAAGATTTTCAACGACAACTACGGGCACCGGCAGGGGGATGAGGTTCTGATCATGGTGGCAAAGTCCATCAGCAGTTCCCTGCGCAGCATGGATGTCGCGGCCCGTTGGGGCGGCGAAGAGTTTGTCGTCATCCTCCCCGGGGCCACAGCGGTGATTGTTAATGCCATTGCCGAGCGGGTCCGCATGCTGATTGCCAGCAGTTTTATCAGTCGTGGCGCTGAGAATCTCCGGGTGACGGTTTCAATCGGGGGGACTGTCTGCCGTAGCGGTGAGTCAGCAGAATCGATTGTCAAACGTGCCGATGAACTGATGTATCGCAGCAAGCTCGACGGTCGCAACCGGGTGACCATGGATTAACTTAAGAGAGGGGACTCCGACAGGCAAGATTCATTTAAATCCCGGATCGATCGTGAGGTCGTTCCACCTCTTCCTTGATTGTACAGAGCGCGTGATTCCACACGACGTCGTGAATGAACCCAGGGTAAAGTGCCCGGGCCGTGCGAAAGAGGATCTTTGTCATCAGGTTTTTACCCCTGCGGTAATTGAAGGCCGCGTAGATGACAAGTCTTGTGCCCCCCTTAGTTGGTGCCAGATTAAAGATAAGTTTTCCGCCGGTGCAAAGATCCTCACTTAGCTCGTACATTAAAGTTTCGTTCCCCACCCGCTGCGTAAGCTTCAGGCATGCCTTTAGATCAACCAGAGGCATTTGATACTGCACTTCAGAACCCACTTCGTTGGGCACCCCCCCCACCCAGCGCACATCGACGATGCGAAGCTGGAGGTAACGGGCATCAGGATGACCAAAACGCGCAAGTTCCCCCAAGATCTCTTCAAAGGAGCCGCGAATCATGATCGCATACATTGCCTCAAACTCCGGGGCAGTTTCCAGAGGGCTTCCCAAGCTCGCACCCAGCTGCTCCTTGACGACCTCACGCCGTTCCTTGAGCAGAACGGTGGGATAACGTCCGTACTCCCCCCACTTTAGGCCAAAAATATACTCCACGATGACGTTGCGCAGGGTCAGGAACGCACCCCGCAAAAGCGACCAGACAACTGGGAATCTGCACATATCCCGAAACACTTCACGGTAATTGGCGGTGCCGCTGGCGATCTTCCACAAAACCTCCGTCAGCGGACGGCGATTTTTGCTGTGAAACTTGTATTCGGTGGCAAAGGCTTGATAGGTGATACGCCCGATGAGGGGACGGCTGAAGGAGATGCGGCTCAGGGCAAACACCACCCGCCCAAAACGGTTGTCAACATCCAGCCAATGAATGGTCTTGCCATAACCTGCTTGCAGAGCCTTGCGATCAAGTCCCACATGAAGCAGACATTTCGCCAGGCAACTAGCGGTCAGGTGTGCCGAGAAGAGACCATCTTTGTAGAGCCGTGAGCCAACGACATCGCCAATCAGAGCAAAGCCATCACCATAAGGAGCTTTGGCAGTGGTCACAGCAATGCGCGGGGTGCAGACGCAGCTTAAAGCGATATCTTCTATGCCCGGCAGTATGCGACGGACATTGGGGAGAGCCAGAAAGGCTTTCACCACGGCACGATTATCCTTGGGCGTCCCTGCTTCATCCACACAGCGTCCAATGAGTGACACCGTGAGAAATCGCCCCTTGGGGACCAAGGCGGCGTGCTCCAGGGGAAATTCTTTGGTCCCGTATTCCAGAAAATGAACCTCCTTGAACATCAGGCGCCGCAAGTATTCCTCCCCTAAGTCCAGCTCAAAAATAAGGGTATTGCGGGATTGGCCGGGGCGATAATCAGGGTTCATCCGCCGCAAAGCTGCCGCCAGGCGTTGATCCCCCCCGGCATTGATGCCCATAGCCATGACCGCAAAGTCAACCTCCAGCCTCGATTCATTTTGATCGGAATCTACGACGGTCAGAATCGGCCGCCTCACCACACCATGATTCACCTCCAGGACTCGTCCAAAACGGAGCTGGGCTCCTTCCTTGATGGCTTCGTTTAAAAGGAAAGCATCGAAACCTGCGGGGCTATCGCGGCGACTGGGAAGGGATCCACGATAAACTGCATTCAGCTTCAAACCGGGCGGAACCCGGAGACGGAAGTTCTTCCACTGCCCCTGAATCCAGACGTAATCGAAGGTGCCTTGGATGATTTCAGGAGGAAGGACCAGGCCGAGTTCCTCCAAAAGTTTGTTAAGACGAGGGCTGATCCCCCCCACACAGTAATTGCAACCCTTGGTTCCGCACCCCTCAGCGTCCATGGGGGAACGGCGCTCCAGAATCACGACCTCCAGATTCAGATTCAGGCGCCGAGCCTCTCGGAGCAGGTGAATGGCAAAAAAAGAACCCGCCGGCCCACCGCCAACGATGGCCAGTCGATCACCGTTCCGAAGTGGTTCTGATCTTATCTTGGCACTTTGCATGGGAGGAATCCTCCGGTGGCAGGTTCAAGTTTATGTTGGAACAGAGCTTTTCTGATGAGTTATCGTCTGAAGTCGGTTGTAACGAGCGCTTTGCCATTCAGTCTAGGCGGCCGCACTGACGCAGTGCTTCGTAGAGGACGATCCCGGCGCTGGTGGAGAGGTTGAGAGAACGAACCCGCTCGGAGAAGATCGGAATGCGGATCGCCCGTTCTGCCTGGGCGGTGAGGAGCTCTTCCGGCAGTCCCTTTGTCTCTTTACCGAAGACGATCAGATCGCCGGGCTGATAGTCGGCAGCGATGTAGGTGCGTGCCGCCTTCTTTGAGGTGTACCACCAGCGACCGTTGGGAAAAGCGGTCTGGAGTTCGGCGAAGGAATCCCAGAGATGGAGATCGACGGCGTCCCAGTAATCGAGACCGGCACGCTTGAGCTGGCGGTCGTCAATGGAAAAGCCGAGGGGTTTGACCAGATGCAGGGTCGTGCCGGTGGCACCGCAAAGGCGGGCGATATTGCCGGTATTGGGGGGGATCTCCGGCTCGACCAGGACAATCTGCAAGGGGAGGTGAGAAATGGTGCTCACCTAGTCCCCCTTTTTCGCGACAATGCCCAGGGTCTGAATCTTTTTGCGCAAGGTATTGCGATTGATGCCGAGAATCTCGGCAGCGCGCACCTGGTTCCAGCGCGTCGTTTCGAGGATCAGGGTCAACAGGGGACGCTCCATCTGGTGCAGGACCATGTCATAGAGATTGTTGAGTTCGTTGACTTCCATCTGCCCGAGGGAGATGCGCAGCTTGTTGGCGATGAGAGTTTCGAGGGAATCGCCACGATTACTTGCGGTCGACGAACCCTTGCTCAACTGCGGAAAGTCTGAAGCGGTGAGGATCGGATCCGGGGAGAGGATCGAGGCGCGCTGGATGGTGTTTTCCAACTCCCGCACATTCCCCGGCCAGTCATGGCGTTTAAGAAGTTTCAGGGCCGATTCATCGCAACTGCTGGTCGTTACGCCGAATTCACTGCGCGCCCGGCCGAGGAAGAAGTCAACGAGCAGGGGGATATCCTCTTTACGCTCACGCAGCGGCGGCAGATGAATCGGCACGACATTAAGACGGTAGAAGAGATCTTCACGGAACTCTTTGGCCGCGACCTTCTCTTCAAGATTCATATTAGTGGCAGCAATGATGCGGACATCAATGCGGATGGTCGACGAACCACCGGTGCGGGTAACCTCCTTCTCCTGCAGGACGCGCAACAGCTTGGCCTGAAGATCGAGGGCCATGTCGCCAATTTCGTCGAGGAAGATCGTTCCGCCATTGGCCTGCTCGAACTTGCCGGCCTTGCGTTCATGGGCGCCGGTAAAGGAGCCCTTTTCATGGCCGAAGAGTTCACTTTCGAGGAGTTCGCGGGGGATCGCCGCACAATTCAGGGCGATAAAGGGGTTGTCGAGGCGGTTGCTGTTGGCATGGATGGCGCGGGCGACGAGCTCCTTGCCGGTGCCGGATTCACCGGTGATGAGGATGGTGGCATCGGAGGGGGCAATGCGGCCGATGAGCTTGAAGAGTTCCTGCATCGCCTTGCCGTTGCCGATCAGCGGTCGCTCACTACGCTGCCGCTCGCGTAATTCCCCTTTTAATCGAACCACTTCATCAGTAGTAATGATCGCCTTTTGTGCCCGCAACACGATCGCTTCAAGAAGATCAAGGTCAAAGGGTTTGGGGAGATAGTCGTAGGCGCCGCGCTTCATCGCTTCGATAGCATTCTTCATCGACGATTCAGCGGTCATGATCACCACCGGCATGCCGGGGCGTTCATTCTGCAGGGTCGTGAGGAGATCGAGTCCGTTGATCCCCGGCATCTTGATGTCGAGAACGGCGAGATCATGCTGGTAGCGGCGCGAAAGCTCGAGAGCTTCTGATCCGTTGCTGGCGAGATCGACGGTAAAACCTTTTTTGCCGAGGGATTTGGAAAGGACCCAGCGGATACTCTCTTCATCGTCAGCGACGAGGATACGATTGATTGGCATGGTGGAACCCCCTTTGTGCAAAATAACGTTAGCTGAAACAGGAAAACCTTCCCTCATCCGCCCCCTAAGGGCACCTTCTCCTGGAGGGAGAAGGTGCCCTTAGGTTCCAGGCAGCCCCTCTCCCTGTGTTGGGAGAGGGTGGCCGAAGGCCGGGTGAGAGAATAAGTATGTTCAACGCAGTAACGGCAGCGAAATAATAATCGAGGTGCCGCTGCCGGGGACGCTCTCGATGCGGATCAGGCCGCGATGTTCATCGACGATCTTCTGGCAGACTGCCAGGCCGAGCCCGGTCCCCCGCTCTTTGGTCGTATGAAAAGGGGTGAAGATGTGTTCGAGCTCTTCAGCGCTCATCCCCCGGCCGGTGTCGCGGATTTCAATCTGCACCATCGGCGTCGAGCGACTGCCGGGACGGAGCATGTGCATGTTGGTGTCGACGCGGCAGATCGTCGTCACCCGTCCAACCTTGTCGATGGCTTCGGCGCCATTTTTGATCAGGTTGAGAAAGAGTCTGGAGATCAACGCTTCATCGGCAAGGAGCAGCGGCAGGCTCGGATCGACATCAAGGATGAACTCAACGCCGCGACTGCGATGCTCTTCGCGCTGCAACAAAACAATATCATTGAGAATAGCGTTCAAATGCACCGGCACCATCTGCAAGGGGCGAGGTGCAGCAAGATCCATGAGTTCGGCGAGGAGATCGCTGATGCGGCTGACTTCGCGAATCATTACCTGGGTATATTCACGCAGATCGTCACGTTCTTCGAGTTCGCGATCAAGCAGTTGCGCTGCGCCGCGAATCCCGCCGAGCGGATTCTTGATCTCGTGGGCCAGGCCAGCAGCCATGACCCCGGCTACGGCAAGTTGATCACTGCGCCGGACCGCGTCTTCCAATTCGCGAATACGGGACAGGTCGCGGAGGATGACGATGGCGCCGTTCAGTTCACCGGCATGACTGAAGAGGGGGAGGGCTGAGGCACTCACCGGCAAAGGCAGGCCGATGGGACGGCGCAGCAGAATGTTTTCGTAATCGGAGAAAGAGCGTCCTTCTTCGAGGGCGGCGCGGACCAGGGTCAACAGCCCTTCATGACCGGCAAAGAGTTCGGAGAGGGTTCTCCCGAGTGCCTGGCGTTCCGAGATGGCGGTGAGATTTTCAGCTGCGGCGTTAAAGAGAGTGATGCGCGATTGCCGATCGACGGCAAAGACCGCCCGGTCGATATTCTCCATGACCTGGATATAAA
This genomic stretch from Deltaproteobacteria bacterium HGW-Deltaproteobacteria-4 harbors:
- a CDS encoding DUF58 domain-containing protein, which translates into the protein MRYLRRFSPLFRRPETEATPIPLANRGLVRRLEINSRRRLAANLAGAYRSQFRGQGMEFSELRPYQPGDDVRTIDWNVTARTGVPHVRQYREERSRSLTLLVDLSASFAGAKRDLLFETTGLLAFAAANSGDRVSLVAFTDRIEHLILPETGVRHARRILAELIAHRPRGRCTDLAPPIEAALQLNRRPGIIILISDLHAPLPLKRLSEAHSRHDLVILIPRDPQEILPQTRGLWRVSDRETLTEKIVDLSSESRRKTYAAQWEYGDIELTEQLHSLTIDHAFLNAGESVLPTLLRLFRRRSGRRR
- a CDS encoding ATPase, coding for MSSSNFTLAQLEADIAKKSAFVEPLLTEIGKSIVGQRKLLEALLIGLLCRGHVLIEGVPGLAKTRTVNALARALDLSFKRIQFTPDLLPSDLIGTPVYHPGRGEFDIRKGPIFAHVVLADEINRAPAKVQSALLEAMEEGQVTLGEVSELLPQPFIVLATQNPLEHEGTYPLPEAQVDRFMFKVIVTYPLRHQEAEVIDRISSESSVEIRPVVSAATLAAASEAVRTLHLDDKVRDYILDIIEATREPSICGKGELQSLIEHGVSPRGSIALARAARAHAFLRHRPYVIPDDVLAVAMMVLRHRLLLSYEADAKGISSDEVLAQIFSAVPTP
- a CDS encoding sensor domain-containing diguanylate cyclase; this encodes MNDITSKKILDSLFDGVYFVDCERRITYWNPAAERLSGYSKSDMIGHCCADNLLRHVDADGVELCINGCPLAASISDGKPRESSVFLHHKFGHRVAVSVRTSPVRDDQGIIIGAVEIFTDNSSALQLLRELETLKHEVYQDALTTIGNRRYGEVTLSTRIYEWQEHARPFGLLFLDVDHFKIFNDNYGHRQGDEVLIMVAKSISSSLRSMDVAARWGGEEFVVILPGATAVIVNAIAERVRMLIASSFISRGAENLRVTVSIGGTVCRSGESAESIVKRADELMYRSKLDGRNRVTMD
- a CDS encoding tRNA (uridine(34)/cytosine(34)/5-carboxymethylaminomethyluridine(34)-2'-O)-methyltransferase TrmL; its protein translation is MSHLPLQIVLVEPEIPPNTGNIARLCGATGTTLHLVKPLGFSIDDRQLKRAGLDYWDAVDLHLWDSFAELQTAFPNGRWWYTSKKAARTYIAADYQPGDLIVFGKETKGLPEELLTAQAERAIRIPIFSERVRSLNLSTSAGIVLYEALRQCGRLD
- a CDS encoding two-component system response regulator (DNA-binding response regulator in two-component regulatory system with ZraS; response regulator/sigma54 interaction protein) produces the protein MPINRILVADDEESIRWVLSKSLGKKGFTVDLASNGSEALELSRRYQHDLAVLDIKMPGINGLDLLTTLQNERPGMPVVIMTAESSMKNAIEAMKRGAYDYLPKPFDLDLLEAIVLRAQKAIITTDEVVRLKGELRERQRSERPLIGNGKAMQELFKLIGRIAPSDATILITGESGTGKELVARAIHANSNRLDNPFIALNCAAIPRELLESELFGHEKGSFTGAHERKAGKFEQANGGTIFLDEIGDMALDLQAKLLRVLQEKEVTRTGGSSTIRIDVRIIAATNMNLEEKVAAKEFREDLFYRLNVVPIHLPPLRERKEDIPLLVDFFLGRARSEFGVTTSSCDESALKLLKRHDWPGNVRELENTIQRASILSPDPILTASDFPQLSKGSSTASNRGDSLETLIANKLRISLGQMEVNELNNLYDMVLHQMERPLLTLILETTRWNQVRAAEILGINRNTLRKKIQTLGIVAKKGD
- a CDS encoding PAS domain-containing sensor histidine kinase, whose product is MSSHHPRQRDPELYIQVMENIDRAVFAVDRQSRITLFNAAAENLTAISERQALGRTLSELFAGHEGLLTLVRAALEEGRSFSDYENILLRRPIGLPLPVSASALPLFSHAGELNGAIVILRDLSRIRELEDAVRRSDQLAVAGVMAAGLAHEIKNPLGGIRGAAQLLDRELEERDDLREYTQVMIREVSRISDLLAELMDLAAPRPLQMVPVHLNAILNDIVLLQREEHRSRGVEFILDVDPSLPLLLADEALISRLFLNLIKNGAEAIDKVGRVTTICRVDTNMHMLRPGSRSTPMVQIEIRDTGRGMSAEELEHIFTPFHTTKERGTGLGLAVCQKIVDEHRGLIRIESVPGSGTSIIISLPLLR